The DNA segment TTTGTTGTTGTTTATTTATTTTATATCAAATCGAGCCTTATAATGCTTTAAAAGATGATTTGCTTGCCCAGGTAATAATCGATAACTTTTGCCCTGAAGAGTAAATCATATTTTGCCTGAATCATATCGACTTCAGCTTTATTCATGTTGGATTGGGAAGTACTGTAATCTAAGGAGTTTACCAGTCCTACCGCATAACGTTGTTCAATCACGTTGAATGCATCTTTTTGTGCCTGGAAAGTATTTGTAGTCGATTCATAACGGCTTTCCGCAGCTTTCAAATCGGCAACAGCCTGATAGATTACTTTATTCAAATTGTTTTTAGCCAACTGTTCATCAGTCTGGCTGCGTAAATAACTGATCTTAGCTTTTCTCACACTGGATCTGGCAGAAAAACCATTGAAAATAGGAATCTGAAGAGATAGTCCTACGTACTGACCAAAGTTATCACTGATCTGATCTTTAAAACGATAACTTTCAGTTACGGCAAGGGCACTTGGAGCCATTACAGCTGCATTAGTTCCTTCAACTCTTCCAATCTCTTTAAAGCCATTTGGAAGGAATCCAATCGTTGATTTTCTCCCACTTGAGTAATTCGTACTTAAACCGGCAGCAAAAGATAAAGTTGGATAATAACTACCTCTGGCGACCTCAATTCCTCTTTTTGCGGCTTCCGTACGCAAAGCAGCTAATTTAATATCCGGAAACAGCTCAGTGGCTGCATTGTAAACATCTCCTGCATTCTGATTGACTGAAGGCTTATTAAAGCTGGACAATAAGGGTGCCTGCACTTCATATTCCGTAGAAGACGGGATATCCATCAGTTGCGCAAGGGTTAGATAAGAAATGGTTAAAGTATTCTGCGCATTCGTTACATTCAGATCAGCAGTAGCCAATTGAGATTTGGCCTGAGAAAGATCTGCCAGCGTCTTATTTCCCACATCTAACAATTGCTGCTCACGAGCCAGCGTTTGCTTAGCCACCGACTGTTGTTGCTTAGATGCAGACAAAAGATCTCTGTTATACAAGATTTGAAGATAAGAGGTCACTACCTGCAAAATCAGATCGTTTTTCACTTTATCCGTATTCGTTTTATCTGCATCAAGCAAAAGTTTATTTTGTTTGATCTGGTTAAGCTTCTGAAAACCCTGAAAGATATTCACTCCTGTTGACACTCCCCCATTAAATGAGGAGAACTTTGAGCTGTTAAACTCATTGGTGGATGGATCGACACTACGTCCGAAATTGATATTGTAACTTCCATTACTGTTTAAAGTCGGAAGCAACGCATACTTGGATTGGCTTAAGTTTTCTTCAGATAAACTCTCGCTCAATTTCGATTGTTTCACCTGAAGGTTATTATTTAAAGTTTTATCTATCGCATCCTGAATAGTAATTACTTCCTGTGCCGCGGAGTTCTGCACAAAACCTGTAATCAATGCTAATGACAAAACTAAGCTGAGCTTGGGTAACGCATTAAAACTGGTAAACTTTCTCATAATTTTAATTTCACAATAATAATATAAACAACTAACTGATTTTGTAAATTTTCAGGTACAACAAAGTATTTTATTACTTTTGGACATGTACCTAGTTAAATCTCCGCTTTTACTGAAATGGTATTACCCATCTCTCATCTGGAACAAAACCCGAGCTCAAAGAGTCATTTATTTAACCTTTGACGACGGACCTATACCGGATGTTACAGACTTCGTACTAAAAACTTTAAAAAGCTTTAATGCGAAAGCCACCTTTTTTTGCATTGGCGATAATATACAAAAGCATCCCGATGTATTCGGCAGGCTAAAGTCTGAAGGGCACCGGATCGGAAACCATACTTTTAATCACTTAAAAGGTTGGAAAACGGAAGACCAGGTTTACCTTCAAAATTTCCGGCAATGCCAGGAACTGACCAACACTAATTTATTTCGTCCGCCTTACGGCAGAATTAAAAAATCACAGATTTCGAGTCTGCGCACCGAACTTCCTGAGCTACAAATTGTCATGTGGGATGTACTTAGCGGCGATTTCGACCTCAAACTCGCCCCACAAAAATGTTATGAACAGGTGATTAAACATACCGAAAACGGTTCGATCATCGTCTTTCACGACAGCCTTAAAGCTTTCGACAGGCTAAAATATGCTTTACCAAGGGCTTTACAATATTTCAGTGAACAGGGTTTCCGATTCGAAACCCTTTAATGTTCAGAGCTGTTTTAAGCTAAGCTCAGGCCAAGAATAGAAAATCACCGCAAAAAACTATCTATCAGCATTTTACAACTGAACATTCTTTTACAACTGTTCATAAACGAACAACAATGTTCGCAAACGACCAGTGTTATTCTTTTCATTCAGTTTCCAGATCTCCTGTTTATATTATTTAGAATATTTATAAATAATACAATGATCTACAGATGATGTCCTGCACCTGTTTTTTTTCGTAAATTCGCTACAAATAATTAAGAATAACTTACCCTTTTAACACATATTATCAATGGCTTTTGATATAGAAATGATCAAAAAGGTGTATGCAAACTTTGGCCCCCGTGTAGAGGCGGCCCGTAAATTAGTAGGCAGACCTTTAACACTTTCAGAAAAAATTCTTTACACCCACCTTTGGGATGGAAATACAAATACTTCTTACGTAAGAGGTACTGATTACGTAGATTTTGCTCCTGACCGTGTGGCCATGCAAGATGCAACTGCGCAAATGGCGTTACTGCAATTTATGCAGGCTGGAAGACCTCAGGCAGCTGTTCCTTCAACAGTTCATTGTGATCACCTGATCACTGCAAAATATGGTGCTGAGATTGATTTACCGGCAGCAAACACCGAAAGTAAAGAAGTTTTTGATTTCCTTGCTTCAGTTTCAAACAAATATGGTATCGGTTTCTGGAAACCAGGTGCAGGTATCATTCACCAGGTGGTATTGGAAAACTATGCTTTCCCGGGTGGTATGATGATCGGAACCGATTCTCACACTGTAAACGCAGGTGGTTTAGGTATGGTTGCCATCGGAGTAGGTGGTGCTGATGCCTGTGATGTAATGGCAGGTTTACCATGGGAGCTTAAATTCCCTAAACTGATCGGTATCAAATTAACCGGAAAATTAAACGGATGGACTTCTGCTAAAGATGTAATTCTTAAAGTTGCCGGTATCCTGACTGTAAAAGGTGGTACTGGTGCGATTGTAGAATATTTCGGTGAAGGTGCCAACAACATGAGCTGTACTGGTAAAGGAACCATTTGTAATATGGGTGCTGAAATCGGTGCAACAACTTCAACCTTCGGTTATGATGAGAGCATGGAGCGTTATTTACGTGCAACCAACAGAGCTGATGTGGCTGATGCAGCAAACGCAATTAAAGAACACTTAACAGGTGATGCAGAAGTATATGCAGAACCGGAAAAATATTTTGATCAGATCATTGAAATCAATCTTTCAGAGCTTGAGCCTTATTTGAACGGTCCTTTCACTCCGGATTTGGCTACGCCAATCTCTAAAATGAAAGAAGTTGCCGCAGCAAACGGATGGCCAATGAAAATTGATGTTGGTTTGATCGGTTCATGTACCAACTCTTCTTATGAAGACATCTCCCGTGCGGTAAGTATCGCTAAACAGGTTTCGGAAAAAGGCTTAACGGCAAAATCTGAATACTGTATCAACCCGGGATCTGAGCAGATCCGTTTCACGATTCAACGTGACGGTTTTTTAGATGTATTCGAGAAAATTGGTGCTAAAGTATTCACCAATGCCTGCGGACCATGTATTGGTATGTGGGACAGGGTTGGTTCTGAAAAACAAGAGAAAAACACCATCGTTCACTCTTTCAACAGAAACTTCGCGAAACGTGCAGATGGAAACCCGAACACCTTTGCTTTTGTAGGTTCTCCGGAACTGGTAACTGCATTGGCAATCGCTGGTGACCTAAGCTTTAACCCGCTTACAGATACCTTAACAAATGCAAATGGTGAACAGGTAAAACTGGATGCCCCATCAGGATTTGAATTGCCTCCAAGAGGTTTTGACGTAGATGATGCAGGATATCAGCAACCGGCTGCCGATGGTAGTGCTGTACAGGTATTGGTATCTCCAACTTCACACAGGCTGCAATTGCTTGATCCGTTTACACCTTGGGAAGGCACAGACCTTAAAGGTTTAAAATTACTGATCAAAGCAAAAGGAAAATGTACTACGGATCACATCTCTATGGCTGGTCCATGGTTGAAATTCCGTGGTCACCTGGACAACATCTCTAACAATATGTTGATCGGTGCAGTAAACTATTTCAATGATAAAACCGATAACGTTAAGAATGAATTAACAGGCGAATATGGTCCTGTTCCTGCAACTCAACGTGCTTATAAAGCAGAAGGAATCGGTTCTATTGTAGTTGGTGATGAAAACTATGGTGAAGGATCAAGTCGTGAGCACGCTGCGATGGAACCTCGTCACTTAGGTGTTCGCGCGGTATTGGTAAAATCTTTTGCCCGTATTCACGAAACCAACCTGAAGAAACAAGGAATGCTTGGTTTAACATTTGTCAACAAAGATGACTATGAAAAAATCCAGGAAGACGATACCATCGACATCATTGGTTTAACCACCTTTACTCCTGATGTTCCATTGACATTGGTATTGAACCATATCGATGGCACTAAAGAAGAGATTTCTGTTAACCATAGCTACAATGCACAACAGATTGAATGGTTCAAAGCAGGTGGTGCACTAAACATCATCCGCAGAGAAGCAGCATTGAAAAACGCATAGTTCAGGCTAAAAGATAATGACTAAAAGCTGTTCCTTTCCGGAGCAGCTTTTTTTATGCCTTTAGAAATTGTTGCCACCAGTACCCTGAATCTTTTATCGTACGTTTCTGCGTTTTAAAATCGTTGTACACCAGACCGAAGCGCGCATTAAACCCTTCCGCCCATTCAAAATTATCCATCAGTGTCCAGGCCATGTATCCGGTGATGTTCAATCCTTCATTTTTCGCTTTTAATAAAGCCGCCAGGTATTCCTGAAAGTAAGCGATTCTTTCTGCGTCATGAACTTTCCCTTCGTTCAGTTTATCGTGGTAAGCCGCACCATTCTCCGTGATCATTAAACTTTTGATCTTAGGGTAAGCAGCAAACTGTTTGATCACATTGTAAAAGCTGTTTCCATTGATTTCCCACCCCATGGTCGTATGGGGAACTTTCCGACTTTTAGCCTTCACTTCCCAAGCCTGAATCACCGGGATAAAGGCATTGTATTTAATCGTAAGCGGGAAATAGTTCTGAATTCCTATAAAGTCAAAATCAAAGGTTAAGCGTTCGGTATGACGCCAGGTAGAATGTTGAATAGAGAACTTCTCCATCACTTCCCAATCCGTCCCCGGATAACCCATTCCCAGGGAGGGTTCTATGAATAACCTGTTCATCAGGCAATCTACGCGTTGCGCGGCCAGCAGATCGGATTCACGCTGTGTGTAGGGAATGATTTCTGAGCAGGAAAAGCTCGTTCCGATATTTGCCTGACTCACTTCTGCCCTCAAAATGCGACCGCCATCTGCCTGTGCAATCGCCGCATGATGCACTGCCGAGAAGAAGTTCGTTAAACCTGTATTTCCCGGCGCATGGATGCCCAGCATATACCCCAGAGAGGTAAAGCCGAAAGGTTCATTCAGCACGATCCAGTTCTTTACTTTATCACCATAGGTTTTGGCACAGATAGACACAAAGGCATTAAAGATAGTGTTGATTCCAAAAGCCGTCCAGCCACCCTCCTGCTCCAAAGCTTCAGGCAGGTCCCAATGGTATAAAGTAATGTAAGGAACCAATCCATTCTCCAGACATTCATCGATTACCTGATGGTAAAAGCGAATCCCCTCTTCGTTTACGGTTCCCTCTCCATAGGGCATGATCCTTGGCCAGGAAATGGAAAAACGAAACACAGAAAAACCAAGCAGTTTGACTAAAGCAATATCTTCTTTATACTTATGATAAAAATCACAGGCGATGGTCGGGTGGTGCCCTTTTTTAATCTTGCCCGA comes from the Pedobacter sp. FW305-3-2-15-E-R2A2 genome and includes:
- a CDS encoding TolC family protein, which encodes MRKFTSFNALPKLSLVLSLALITGFVQNSAAQEVITIQDAIDKTLNNNLQVKQSKLSESLSEENLSQSKYALLPTLNSNGSYNINFGRSVDPSTNEFNSSKFSSFNGGVSTGVNIFQGFQKLNQIKQNKLLLDADKTNTDKVKNDLILQVVTSYLQILYNRDLLSASKQQQSVAKQTLAREQQLLDVGNKTLADLSQAKSQLATADLNVTNAQNTLTISYLTLAQLMDIPSSTEYEVQAPLLSSFNKPSVNQNAGDVYNAATELFPDIKLAALRTEAAKRGIEVARGSYYPTLSFAAGLSTNYSSGRKSTIGFLPNGFKEIGRVEGTNAAVMAPSALAVTESYRFKDQISDNFGQYVGLSLQIPIFNGFSARSSVRKAKISYLRSQTDEQLAKNNLNKVIYQAVADLKAAESRYESTTNTFQAQKDAFNVIEQRYAVGLVNSLDYSTSQSNMNKAEVDMIQAKYDLLFRAKVIDYYLGKQIIF
- a CDS encoding polysaccharide deacetylase family protein, which gives rise to MYLVKSPLLLKWYYPSLIWNKTRAQRVIYLTFDDGPIPDVTDFVLKTLKSFNAKATFFCIGDNIQKHPDVFGRLKSEGHRIGNHTFNHLKGWKTEDQVYLQNFRQCQELTNTNLFRPPYGRIKKSQISSLRTELPELQIVMWDVLSGDFDLKLAPQKCYEQVIKHTENGSIIVFHDSLKAFDRLKYALPRALQYFSEQGFRFETL
- a CDS encoding aconitate hydratase → MAFDIEMIKKVYANFGPRVEAARKLVGRPLTLSEKILYTHLWDGNTNTSYVRGTDYVDFAPDRVAMQDATAQMALLQFMQAGRPQAAVPSTVHCDHLITAKYGAEIDLPAANTESKEVFDFLASVSNKYGIGFWKPGAGIIHQVVLENYAFPGGMMIGTDSHTVNAGGLGMVAIGVGGADACDVMAGLPWELKFPKLIGIKLTGKLNGWTSAKDVILKVAGILTVKGGTGAIVEYFGEGANNMSCTGKGTICNMGAEIGATTSTFGYDESMERYLRATNRADVADAANAIKEHLTGDAEVYAEPEKYFDQIIEINLSELEPYLNGPFTPDLATPISKMKEVAAANGWPMKIDVGLIGSCTNSSYEDISRAVSIAKQVSEKGLTAKSEYCINPGSEQIRFTIQRDGFLDVFEKIGAKVFTNACGPCIGMWDRVGSEKQEKNTIVHSFNRNFAKRADGNPNTFAFVGSPELVTALAIAGDLSFNPLTDTLTNANGEQVKLDAPSGFELPPRGFDVDDAGYQQPAADGSAVQVLVSPTSHRLQLLDPFTPWEGTDLKGLKLLIKAKGKCTTDHISMAGPWLKFRGHLDNISNNMLIGAVNYFNDKTDNVKNELTGEYGPVPATQRAYKAEGIGSIVVGDENYGEGSSREHAAMEPRHLGVRAVLVKSFARIHETNLKKQGMLGLTFVNKDDYEKIQEDDTIDIIGLTTFTPDVPLTLVLNHIDGTKEEISVNHSYNAQQIEWFKAGGALNIIRREAALKNA
- a CDS encoding GH1 family beta-glucosidase gives rise to the protein MIKASDFGSDFSWGVATAAAQIEGAADLYGKGPSIWDTYANRSGKIKKGHHPTIACDFYHKYKEDIALVKLLGFSVFRFSISWPRIMPYGEGTVNEEGIRFYHQVIDECLENGLVPYITLYHWDLPEALEQEGGWTAFGINTIFNAFVSICAKTYGDKVKNWIVLNEPFGFTSLGYMLGIHAPGNTGLTNFFSAVHHAAIAQADGGRILRAEVSQANIGTSFSCSEIIPYTQRESDLLAAQRVDCLMNRLFIEPSLGMGYPGTDWEVMEKFSIQHSTWRHTERLTFDFDFIGIQNYFPLTIKYNAFIPVIQAWEVKAKSRKVPHTTMGWEINGNSFYNVIKQFAAYPKIKSLMITENGAAYHDKLNEGKVHDAERIAYFQEYLAALLKAKNEGLNITGYMAWTLMDNFEWAEGFNARFGLVYNDFKTQKRTIKDSGYWWQQFLKA